ACATCCAGCGAACCTGGGTCCGAAAGCCCCAGCAAACCACCGTTCTGGATTTGGACCGTTCCGTTCTGCACTTCCAATCGGCCTGGTCCGTTGGGTCCGGTGTCCGTGCCGACCGGGAATGCTGTGGTCACCTGGGCGGTGCCGCCCAGGCCAATGACCGCAACCTCTTCAAACTGGCCTTCAGGCGGGTTGTTGCCAAACCCGTAGTCACTCCAGTTGGCGCCGACACCCCAATCCGCGGCGCCTGTGGGCAAGAAGTTGACTACGTTCTGCGCGCTGGCTGACGCCGCAGCGAGAGACCCGGCCGCGATGATCGCAACCCTGTAGACAGTAAGCCTGAACATCGTTGGACTACCTCAGTTGAGTATTTCGGCTGTGTTATTGCGATGACGGTGTTGTGAACGAAGCACTTAGGCGCCGGTGCAACAGGAAACTCGGGGACGGCTCCCGCTCAGCACCGCGATGACCATCGCGATAGCCAGCGCCGTAGGCTCCGGCGCCGCATCCCCCGCAGAGTTCAGACCGGCGCCAACGACGCGATTGGCGTCGTCTTTCATCAGCCGCCAGTCGACCCAATCGATGTAGCCGTTGCGGTCGATGTCTCCCATGGAAGAGTCGCCCGCAGTGAAGAGGTTGCTCCGCAAGATTCCCAGGTCGACTGAGTTGCAAGCGCCGTCACCGTCAAGGTCGCAGACCGGTCCGCTCAGCTGCGTGATCCCTTCATTGAAGTTGTTCACGATGTCGGAGTCGGAGAGCAGTCCGGTATGGACACGGACGTCAGAGAGATAGCCGGAGAACGGGTTGGCGCCGCCGCCGCGCCCAGCGCCGACGCTGATCGGCCCGTCTGTTGTGTCGAGGTTCTGCCCGCTCGAGTTCGAATCGACCGTGTTGTAAACGCCCGTGAGGACGCCGTTGCGGTAGCCACGCACCGCGGCGCCGTCGTAGGTCCACGCCACGTGGACCCATTCGTTTGTGATGATGGGAACGATGGGGTCTTCAGGGTTGAGACGCCACGCCCCGTCGTTGAACCATCCGTTGAAGAGGCCTTGCCCCGCATCGCTGTACTGGAAGCTGCTGTCCTGGTCATTCCCGGACCCGCCCCAGCCAACGGGCGTCTGCTGGCCCGAGCCGTCCCGAGCAAACACCCATGCTTCTGCGGAACGCGCCTCGTTGCCAATGATCGACGCGGGCGACATATTCGCCGCGACGACCGCGTTTCCGGATGATCGGGCCACGTCAAGCGCGAATGGGGCCGTGGTGCTGCCGTCGGAAACGGCGGCGGCCACGTTGAGGCCACCGCCGCCAACAGTCGAAAAATCCCCGGCGGTGTCGCCCGTTGTGTCGCCGTTCACCCAGGTGCTGCTGACCCCTTCCAGGCTGACGCCCTGCAGATCGACAACCAGTTCACCCGCTACGGCCACCACCGCGTCGGCCTGGAGGGGCGTCAGTGCGATTGCCCCCACCGCGATGTATGCAACTATCTGAACGCGTCGACCTGTGGTCATGCTATTCACTCCCAGTAGATATCTATGTTGTGTCTATTCGGGACTTGCCAATCGGCGGCATTCGCCACGGCAGCGAGAGTCGAACTACGCTCAAAACTTTCGCCGGCTGCAGACTCCTGTTCCATTGAGAAACACGAGGACGGCCGCCAGGCTTACTACCGCGGACGGCTCTGGCGCCGCACTGTTAGTGGGGGACGCCGGACCAACAACCCCAATGACAGTATTTGGGTCGTCCTTGAAGGCCCGGTAGTCGGCAAGATCGATGAAGCCGCTGCGGTCGTAGTCCCCCTGCTCAACTCCGCCCGGAGTGAAGAGGTTGTCGCTGAGGGAGGTAAAGTCAATGGAGTCGCAGTCGCCGTCGCCGTCGAAGTCACACCCTAGGCCGTCGGCTTCGCCGATCCCTTCCTGGAAGTTAGTAAGGATCTGAGCGTCGTTCAGCACGCCGCTGTGCACTCGGACATCGGCGATGTAGCCCTTGAAGGGGTCGTTGCCGGCGCCCGGTCGAGCACCGATATTGACGACGGACTCGGGCGTGGTGAGCGGGGCCGGTTGAGCCACTTCCGCGATCTTCTCGCCATTGATATACCCACGCGTCATGAAGCCATCGTACGTCACTGCGTAGTGAACCCATTCGTCGGCTAACAGGGCTTCGTTGTTGCCCCATCCGGTGTCGTTGAACCATGCCGACAGCAAACCGTTGCCGCCGGTGTTGTAGGAGAACCGGCTCATCGAGTTATTCGAGGTCGCGCCCCAGGCGACTACCGATTGCGAGCCGCTCGTGTCGGTAGAGTAGATCCAAGCCTCTACGGTGCGGGTCTGATTGCCTTGTACTGATGACGGCGTGTTCCCGGCGGACACGATCGAGTTGGAGACCATCGGCTCGAGCCCCCCTTCGCCTTCGGACAAGAGGCTGAGTGAGATCGGTACGCCACCGATGTCGGCTCCGAGGTTGAGCGGCGAAGCGTCGACATCGGCGAAGTCGCCGACGGCGGCAGAGCCGCTGGCCCGATTGGTCCAGGCCGTCGCATCGCTCACCAGGTCGTTAACCTTCAAATCGACCAGCAGTTCGCCGGCGGTAAAGATCACCGCTTGGGCGGGCGTGGCGACCATCGCCGCCACAGCCACGACGGCAAGAACCCTGCAGAAACTCACCGAAAGCCGCTGCCGGGCGATCCGCGTGTTGAAGCATCTCATCAGTTGCTCCTCTGGATGAACTGGGAAGACCGTGGCGTGCCTGTCAGGCGGCCCAGGTCGTCGTGGGTGCGTGGAGGGTGGCGCCTCCGCTGCGGACACTCGGCCCACAAAAGCGGCCCTCCCTGAGCGGTGGCGCCGGCGCCAAACCACATGGCGCCGCCGCCGCTGCCCCGTCCGCCCAAGGAGTGGATGGCCGTGCGCGTCATCGATCAGTGGGACTGGCCCGCTGCGCGGCCCAGCGCGGGCGGCGCTGCCAGCGCCATCCGCCCGGCCAACCACTGCGTCGCCATGACGCGGCTGGGCCGGTTCTAGTCAGCTAAAAAGGCTTTCTGAAAAGTTGGTCGTTCCGAATCGACGCAGATGAACCTGCGATGCTTGAAACTGAAATGCATCGAGCAAAGACGAGCAGCGCTCGAACACGGGATCATGATCATGGTGCGAGGGGTTTCGCTCAAGCGCAGGATTTGCAAAAAAACACTCCAGGTACGCAACGCAGTCGCGAACCGCTATGCTTGCGATTGGACCGGCCCGCCAGCCATAGCGAACGGGCTTTCCCCAACTGCCGAGACCGCCAAAGTGAAGCCTTTTCAAGAGATTGCATTCGCCTTCCCCCGCGGCTCCCACCAGGAGGTTTTCATTGAGGGGATCCTTGAATATGCCCGCGATCACCACCGTAAGTGGTCCTATATGATCGCGCCGGAGTCCAATTCGGTCTCAATCACGCAACTCGTTGGGTGGCCCGGCGACGGGGTCATCGCGGCTTTGAACACTCCCGCCGAGGCCAAGTGCGCGGAGGGGTTTCATCTGCCGGTTGTCAACATTTCCAGCGCCCTCAGGCGTTCTCCCATCCCTCGGACGATGGTCGACAACCGCCAGATCGGCATCGCAGCTGCTGAGCACTTCCTCGAGCGGGGCTACGAAAACTACGCCTTCTACGGCATGAAGGGCATCGAGTACTCGGCTCAGCGCCTCGAGGGTCTGGCGGAGACCGTCGCCAAGAATGGCCTGCAGGTCCGCACACACTTGGCCTCGCCCACATTCCGGGTGCGGGGGAGCCACTGGCTTGGCCAGCAGAAAGAGCTGACCAAGTGGGTAGCTAAGCTGCCGGCGCCCTGCGCCGTGCTAGCTGCGTCCGATGCGCGTGCCCGCCAAGTAATGAATTCGTGCCGTGAACTCAGACTGCACGTCCCCGACCAGATTGCGGTGCTCGGGGTCGACGATCAACAGATCATCTGCGAGCACACGCACCCCACAATCAGCAGCATCGCCCGGAACAACATCGCGGAGGGCTATGCGGCAGCACGGATCCTCGATCAGCTCATCGAGGGGGTGTACGACGAGAACCAGGACCATGAAGAGTTGGTGCCGCCGCACGGGGTGGCGATGCGGGAGTCGACCGATATTGTTGCGATCAGCGACGACCGGCTGCGGAGCGCCCTGGTCTACTTCCAACAAAACATTGAGGAGCCGGTCACCGTATCGGAGTTGTGCGCGCACAGCGGCGTGTCGCGGCGGTGGTTGGAGTACGCGTTCCGCGATCTGCTGGGCGAGAGCCCGTTCCACTACATCCGCCGGCAAAGGCTAAAGCACGCCAAGCGGCTGCTGCGCGAGGAGCGGAGCGCGGCGATCAATGTTGTGGCGCGACGCACCGGCTACAGCTCCTCAAATCAGCTTGCGAAGGCGTTCCGTGCCGAGTTTGGCATGTCGCCGCGAGAGTACCGGCGCACCATCGACCGCAGCCCCGAGCACCGCGACGCCTGAATGGCCATCGCTGGGCGTTGCGTGTTTGCGCTCACCGCGCCGTGACGGGATGCGTGCCTGGAGTATTTTTTTGCGTCAAAGTCAGGTGGTTTGTCGGGCCCGCCTGGCTACCCTTGGAGTGTCGACAGGTCGCTCGCTGCCCTCTCCCTTGCGAGCATCGCGACCGCCGATCGCAGTCGACAGCGTTAGGGGCCCCGTGAATCGGCGGTTTTCGCGCCGTCGGCGGCCGCGCCGCATCGCCTCTTTTCTCTTCGTCTCTCGGGAGTCTGACTCTATTGACGCGTTACTCGATGAGCCATCACGGGGTAAACGCCTGGGTCGCATGCGGAGTGTTCCTGGCTCTCGCGCCCCAGTCGCCAGCCACGGAACAAGGCGTCTCGCCTGAAAATGGCCAGCGTGGTTCAGAGGAACCAATGCTCCGTAGACGCTACGCCAGTTACGTCCAGGTGACTACGTGAGAAGGCGATTGATGCAGGCCAATAACGAAAGCGAAACACAGTCCACAATCGCCGGCCCGCGGCGGGCGATGCACCGTCCATGGCTGCTGACGCTGCTGTTGCTTCACACCTGCCGTCCCACCGATGCGGTCGACCTGTACGTCCACCCCACCGGCGCCAATGGGGCGTACACCTCGGTCCAGGCAGCGGTCAACGCGGCGCCTCCTGGCAGCGAGAGCAATCGCACGAACATCTATATCGCGCCAGGCGTCTACAACGAGACCTCTAGCTCCAGCGGCAATCTCATCATTAACAAGCCCTTCCTGTCGTTTATTGGACAGGGCGCAGCGCCCAGCGATGTGGTCATCCAAAACGACGTTGCGGGGCTGACCGGGGCGACCAGGCTGGAGAGCTCGGCCAACGACTTCCTGGCGACCAAGATTACGTTCCGCAGCACCCGCCCCGATGGCGGCGGCGTGGGCCTCGCTGTGCGCAACAGCGCGGACCGGTCGGCATTCTCCAGCGTGCGTTTCGAGGGGTACCAAGACACGCTGCTCGCAGAGAACCGGGCACGCCAGTATTACCGTGACTGCTACATCACCGGCGACACCGACTTCATTTTCGGCAGCGCGACGGCGGTGTTTGAGAACTCGGTAGTTAACAGCACCGCGGGCGGCTGGGTAACCGCCGCCGAGACCCCTGCCAATCAGGCGATCGGGTTTGTGTTCCTCAACTCCAGGCTCACTGCTGAGGGACCGCCCGGCGCAGGTGACCAGTCGACCTACCTGGGACGGCCGTGGCACTGGCCCGCCAGCGAAGGTGGCAGCCGCGCCAGCGTGACGTTCATCAGCACCCGGATGGACAGCCACATCCGCTCGGCGGGCTGGGACCCCTGGGACGGCGCGGGCGGCAACCCAGTAAATCCCGATCCCGATGGAACAACCCGCTACGCAGAGTTCAACACCATGGACGCCGCGGGGACGCCGGTCGGTGTTGGTCGTGGTGGCGTGCCGCTAGGACGTGTCGGTTGGGCCGACGCGATGACTGAACAGCAGGCCGCCGCGTATACGCTGGAGAACATCTTCAACGGCCCTGAATTCTGGAACGCCAACCCGGCGCTGCAGCCGCAGTTTATCGGGCCCTACACCGGCCAGGCGAACTTCCGGGCATGGGACCCGCTGGCTTCTTTGGCCGCGTTGCCGTTCAACCTCGCGGGCGACTTCAACGACGATGGGGTGGTCGAAGCCTCCGACTACACGGTCTGGCGTGATAACCTGGGGGAGGATGTCACCCTGCCGAATGAAACCGCCAGTCCGGGCGTAGTCGACCAGGCCGACTACGACGCCTGGCGTGCGAACTTCGGCCAAAGCCAATCGGAGTCCAGCGTGTCCCACGCCCCCGAGCCGACCGCGGCGGTTACCGCGTCACTCTTCCTGGCAGCCGGGGCCCAGCGGCGCCGCCGATGCGCGACGGCGCCGCGGCCCCGCTCCGGCCTTGTCGCCTGCGTCGGCCTGCTGGTGGTAGGAGCCCTCTCACCAGCCGCCCGCGCCGATGCCGACGACCCTTGGCGCCAGGCGGAGGAGATTGTCGCCCGCATCAAGCCGCCATCGTTCCCCAACCGTGTCTTCCCCGTGACCGATTTCGGCGCCAGGTCTGGCGGGACGGAAGACTGCACAGCGGCGTTCGCCCGCGCCATCGCGGCTTGCTCTGAAATGGGCGGCGGGCGGGTGGTCGTGCCGGCGGGCGAGTTCCTGACAGGCCCGATCCACCTGCAGAGCAACGTCGATTTCCACGTGTCGGACGGCGCCGAGATCCGGTTCAGCGACCGAATCGAAGACTACCTCCCGCCGGTGCTTGTGAGGGTAGGCGGGATCGAGATCTACAACTACTCGCCGCTGATCTACGCCCGCGGTTGCAAGAACGTAGCGATCACGGGCAAGGGTAAGCTGAACGGCAATGGCCGCGCCTGGTGGGAATGGGCCTTCCAGGAAACGCGTGAACATTTCGAAATGGGCGAGCGGGGCGTGCCCGTTGACAAGCGTGTTTTCGCCACTCGCGAGCACAAGATCCGCCCCAGCTTTGTCTGCCTCTTCGATTGCCGCAACGTGCTGCTGGAAGACTTCACTATCAGCAGCGGCCCAAACTGGACCATCCACCCGGTGTACTGCCGCAACACCACGATCCGGCGGGTGCGGGTGCTCACCGAGGGGCCAAACAACGACGGCATCGACCCTGATTCGTGCGTCGACGTGCTCATCGAGGACTGCATGTTCGACACCGGCGACGACTGTGTGGTGCTCAAGTCGGGCTACAACCAGGATGGCTGGCGAGTTGGCAGGCCGACCGAAAACGTGGTTATGCGTGGCTGCACCAGCAAACGCGGCCACGGTGGGCTAGTGATCGGCAGCGAGATGTCGGGCGGCGTCCGAAACGTTTTCATGGAGGACTGCCAACTGGATGGCACCGACCACGCCGTCCGCATCAAGTCCCGCGCCGACCGTGGCGGCGTGATCGAGCACGTGTACGTCCGCAACCTGAAAGTCCGTGACATGCAGCGGGACGTAATCATTATTAATACGGCATACGCAGCGGATACGAGTCAGCTAGCCGCCGACGCGGCGCCGATGCTGCGCAACATGCGGTTCGACAACATCCACGCCGACGGCGCCCCGGTTGGCGTAGTGCTGTATGGGATGGCCAAAGCGCCGCTACGCAACCTTCACTTCAGCAACAGCAGCTTTGCGTGCCAGCGTGGCGTCGTCGCCAAGCACATTGAGTCGGTGAACTTCTACCGGGTGAAAGTAGCAGCGGAGCAGCAGCCCGCCTACGAGTTGCAGAATGCCCGCGACGTCGCGATCACAGGTGTAGAATTGGCCAATCTTAGTCAGGTCTATCTGCGCGTAACGGGCTCACGATCAGGCGGTGTAGCAATCGAGGCGCCATCGGCGGACGACGCATCGGCGATCGTTGAAACAACCGGTGACGCTCCCGCCGACGCGGTAGCAATTCTGCCGTTCCCATCCCCCGGCGCATCGGGAGGGCAGCCGTGATGGACCCGAACGCGTCCCCTCCACCCAAGGCTGGCAGCTACCGCTGGGTCGTCTGCACGCTGTTGTTTTTCTCCGTGGCGGTCAACTACATCGACCGGCTGGTGATCGGGATCCTGAAGAAGCCGCTCAGCGATGAGCTCGGCTGGACCGACACGCACTACGGGTACATCGCGGCCGGATTCTCGTTCGCCTACGCCTTCGGCTACCTGTTCGGCGGGCGGCTGATGGACCGGATGGGCGTGAAGGTCGGTCTGCCGATCTTCGTTTTCTGCTGGAGCCTGGCAGCTACCGCGCACGGCCTGGTGGGGTTGATTGGCCTCAATGAGGTGTTCAGCGTCCGCTACCCGTGGTTTTCCTGGGCCGAAGGCGGGCTGGCGATGACGACCCTCACTATGCCGATGACCGCCGCCGGATTTATGTTTGCGAGGATCGGTCTGGGCCTGACCGAGGGAGGCAATTTCCCGGGCGCGATCAAGGCGGTCGCCGAGTGGTTCCCTGTGCAGGAACGGGCGCTCGCCACGGGCCTATTCAACGCGGGCACCAACGTCGGCGCCATCCTCTGCCCGATCGCCGTGCCTTGGTTGTACGAACGGATCGGGTGGCAATCCACGTTCTACCTAACCGGCGGTCTTGGATTCTTCTGGGTGGCCGCGTGGTGGTTGATCTACGACGCACCGTCCAGGCACAAACGCGTCACGGCGGAGGAACTCGCCTACATCAATAGCGGCAAGCCGGACGTGGAAGAAGCGCCGACCAGCGCCCCGTGGCTCTCTCTGCTTGGCTACCGGGCTGTGTGGGCTTACATCCTGGCCAGCATGCTAGCCGGGCCAGCTTGGGGGTTCTACCAGTTCTTTATACCAGACTTCCTGGAACGGCGGTTCGGCCTCAGCCTGCAGGCCACCGGCTGGTGGACCGGGGCGTTTTTCGCCATCGCAGCGATCGGCGGGGTGGCCGGCGGTTGGCTGGCCGGCGCGTTGATGAACTGCGGCTGGTCGCTCAACGCGGCCCGCAAGGTGTCCCTTCTAGTCTGTGCGTTGTGCGTGGTTCCGGTGTTCGCGGCGCCGGCGGCCGGCAACGTGCTGGTGGCCGTGCTCATCGCCGGCCTGGCCGGGTCCGCCCATCAGGGCTGGTCGGCAAACCTCTACAGCGTTGTCTCGGACACGATGCCCCGCGAGACCATCAGCTCCGTGGTTGGCCTGGGCGGGTTCCTTTGCTTCTTCACCGGCGGGTTTGTGAACGGGATCACCGGCATGATTCTTGAGCGGACCGGCACCTACGCCGGGGTGTTTGGCTACTTCTCCGGCATGTACCTTCTGTCGCTACTCGCTATCCAGCTGCTTGTTCCGGTCATCGGGAGACCACAAGAGTCATGACCCCCAATCAGCCCCACATCCCCCTGACGAATGGCGCCGGCGTGCAGCGAACGGACGCCGCCTGGACGCCCGACCAGGGCGATGGGAGCTACCGCAACCCAGTCATCTGGGCGGACTACTCCGACCCGGACGTGATCCGCCACGGCGACGACTTCTACCTGATTGCCTCTAGCTTCCAGTGCACGCCGGGGCTTCCAATCCTGCACTCCCGCGACCTGGTAAACTGGAGGATCATCAACCACGCGGTCAAGAACCTGCCGCACCCGCGTTACGGGTGCGCCCAGCTCGGCTGCGGCGTGTGGGCGCCGTCGATCCGCTTCCACGAGGGCCGGTTCTGGATCGTGTTCGCCATGCCAGACGAGGGCGTCTACGTCACCACGGCGCGCGACCCGGCCGGCGCCTGGAGCGAACCTCGGCTGATGCACGCCGCAATCGGCGTGATCGATCCCTGCCCATTCTGGGACGACGACGGCTCCGCCTACCTCGCCCATGCTTATGCGCACTCGCGGTGCGGCATCAAGCACTGTCTGCGGATCCGTCCGATGGCGCCCGACGCCAGCCGACTGACGGGTGAGGGACAGGTCGTTTACCAGAACGAGCAGCGCAACCCGACCATCGAAGGACCCAAACTCTACAAACGCAACGGCTGGTACTACATCTCAGCCCCCGCAGGCGGGGTCGAATCCGGCTGGCAGACGGTCCTCCGGTCGCGCGACCTCTTTGGTCCCTACGAGGAACGCGTCGTGCTGGAGCAGGGGGGCACTGCAATCAACGGGCCCCATCAGGGCGGCCTGGTCGACGACCGTGACGGCAATTCCTGGTTCATCCATTTTCAGGACGCCGGCGCCTACGGACGCATCACCCACCTGGAGCCTGTGAACTGGCAGGACGACTGGCCGCAGATTGGCAAGCCGTCGGCCGACGGAGGGCGATGGGAACCGGTGGAATCGCACCGCAAGCCAGCATCGGCGGGCGGCTTCAGCCCCCAAACGCCGCAGTCGTCCGATGAGTTCGACTCCGATCAGCTAGGACTGCAGTGGCAGTGGAACGCCAACCACCGCCCGGACTGGCTCTCACTGACCGAACGACCGGGCTGGGCACGTCTGTTCTGCCGGCCCCACAACCCTGCCGAGCTTGCATCCGCTCCCAACCTGCTGCTGCAGAAGTTTCCGGCGCCCGAATTCGCCGTCGAGACCGAGGTCGAGCTGGGTCCTGGAATCGAGTCCGGCGTGGCGGGGTTGGCGGTGGTGGGACGCGAACACGCCGCTGTGTACACGCGTCGCGAGCAGTCGCAGCAGCGGGTGTGCGTCCGGACCGGCGGCGCGGCGTCACTGATCAGCGTAGGACCCGCTTCGCCTGTGCGATTCCGGCTAACGGTCACCAAGGATTCGCTATGCCAGTTCGAATTCTCGTTCGGAGAGCGTCCCTTCCAACTGGCCGGCGATCCGTTTCCGGCAACCCCGGGCGTGTGGATTGGGGCCCGAATGGGATTGTACGCCTGCGGGCCCAACCCGGACGGCGCCAGCTATGCAGACTTCGCTTTCTTCCGAGTGGCGGCGCTCCGCGCCGCAACGCCTGCCTCATCGCATTCGCCGCAGCCCGGTAGAGTGCAGGTGGGGGGCTGAACCACGGGCACGCCTGTATAACCGGCGCTCACACAGCAGACGAATTCGTATGGCACTTCACCGTCTTTCCATTATCGCTCTGTTTCTGCTTTCACCCGCAGCCCGCCCGTCTGGGGCTGCCGACACCGCGAATCCACCCGATGGTTGGCAGGACGCCCGGTCCCGGATTGTCCTTGTCGGGGACTCAACCGTCACGGACGCCGCGGGCTGGGGTGCCTCGTTTGCCGCGTGCCTACGCGACGACGTGCTCTGCGTCAACATGGCTCAAGGCGGACGTAGTTCCTCAAGCTTTCGAGACGAAGGGCACTGGGACGACGCGCTCGCTTTGCAGCCGGACTGGGTGCTGATCCAGTTCGGCCACAACGACGAGCCGGGACACCCGGGTCGTGAGAACTCTCCAGGCGAGGGCTACCGCGACAACCTGATCGAGTGCATCGACGAAGCTCGGGAGGCCGGCGTGCGGCCCGTGCTGGTCACCCCGCTTTGCCGCCGGCAATGGAGTCGCGATCCACAGAGGTTGGGCAGAATCGATTCCTCGCTGGCGGCCTACACGAGGGCAGTCCACGCAGTTGCAGCGGAAACCTCCACACCAGTGGTCGATCTGCACATGCGGTCGCTTGAGGCTTACGAGTCGCTCACGCCCACCGGCTGTCGGGCCATTTCGCCCACCAAGGAGAACGGTCAACTGGACGGTACACACCTCAACCCGGCTGGTTCCGCCCTATTCGGCGCCGTGGTCGCGATGGACTGCCGCTCGTATGTTACCGGGCTCGCGGACTTCTTCCCCACGAGCAAACTGGCCGAACTTCAGAACGCCCACCGCCCACCGCCCCAGGTGGCGCCACTTCCGGTCGCCGCGCGCGAGGCGCCAAACGCGACCACGCCGCATGGCGCCCGCAGCTTCACCGTGGCGGCCGACGGAACAGGCGACTTCAACCGGATCCAGGAGGCCATCGGAGCGGCCCCGACTAACAACAGCGACCGCACCACGATCCGTATCCGACCCGGCGTGTATGTTGGTCAAATGCTGATCCCCGCAAACAAGCCAAACATTACCCTCGAGGGCGCCGGCGCCGCCAAGTCGGTTATCACTTACGCTCTCACGGTGCACGACCCGCATCCCCCCAGCGTCCC
This genomic interval from Posidoniimonas corsicana contains the following:
- a CDS encoding AraC family transcriptional regulator, which produces MNLRCLKLKCIEQRRAALEHGIMIMVRGVSLKRRICKKTLQVRNAVANRYACDWTGPPAIANGLSPTAETAKVKPFQEIAFAFPRGSHQEVFIEGILEYARDHHRKWSYMIAPESNSVSITQLVGWPGDGVIAALNTPAEAKCAEGFHLPVVNISSALRRSPIPRTMVDNRQIGIAAAEHFLERGYENYAFYGMKGIEYSAQRLEGLAETVAKNGLQVRTHLASPTFRVRGSHWLGQQKELTKWVAKLPAPCAVLAASDARARQVMNSCRELRLHVPDQIAVLGVDDQQIICEHTHPTISSIARNNIAEGYAAARILDQLIEGVYDENQDHEELVPPHGVAMRESTDIVAISDDRLRSALVYFQQNIEEPVTVSELCAHSGVSRRWLEYAFRDLLGESPFHYIRRQRLKHAKRLLREERSAAINVVARRTGYSSSNQLAKAFRAEFGMSPREYRRTIDRSPEHRDA
- a CDS encoding LamG domain-containing protein, which translates into the protein MRCFNTRIARQRLSVSFCRVLAVVAVAAMVATPAQAVIFTAGELLVDLKVNDLVSDATAWTNRASGSAAVGDFADVDASPLNLGADIGGVPISLSLLSEGEGGLEPMVSNSIVSAGNTPSSVQGNQTRTVEAWIYSTDTSGSQSVVAWGATSNNSMSRFSYNTGGNGLLSAWFNDTGWGNNEALLADEWVHYAVTYDGFMTRGYINGEKIAEVAQPAPLTTPESVVNIGARPGAGNDPFKGYIADVRVHSGVLNDAQILTNFQEGIGEADGLGCDFDGDGDCDSIDFTSLSDNLFTPGGVEQGDYDRSGFIDLADYRAFKDDPNTVIGVVGPASPTNSAAPEPSAVVSLAAVLVFLNGTGVCSRRKF
- a CDS encoding LamG domain-containing protein — protein: MTTGRRVQIVAYIAVGAIALTPLQADAVVAVAGELVVDLQGVSLEGVSSTWVNGDTTGDTAGDFSTVGGGGLNVAAAVSDGSTTAPFALDVARSSGNAVVAANMSPASIIGNEARSAEAWVFARDGSGQQTPVGWGGSGNDQDSSFQYSDAGQGLFNGWFNDGAWRLNPEDPIVPIITNEWVHVAWTYDGAAVRGYRNGVLTGVYNTVDSNSSGQNLDTTDGPISVGAGRGGGANPFSGYLSDVRVHTGLLSDSDIVNNFNEGITQLSGPVCDLDGDGACNSVDLGILRSNLFTAGDSSMGDIDRNGYIDWVDWRLMKDDANRVVGAGLNSAGDAAPEPTALAIAMVIAVLSGSRPRVSCCTGA
- a CDS encoding MFS transporter yields the protein MDPNASPPPKAGSYRWVVCTLLFFSVAVNYIDRLVIGILKKPLSDELGWTDTHYGYIAAGFSFAYAFGYLFGGRLMDRMGVKVGLPIFVFCWSLAATAHGLVGLIGLNEVFSVRYPWFSWAEGGLAMTTLTMPMTAAGFMFARIGLGLTEGGNFPGAIKAVAEWFPVQERALATGLFNAGTNVGAILCPIAVPWLYERIGWQSTFYLTGGLGFFWVAAWWLIYDAPSRHKRVTAEELAYINSGKPDVEEAPTSAPWLSLLGYRAVWAYILASMLAGPAWGFYQFFIPDFLERRFGLSLQATGWWTGAFFAIAAIGGVAGGWLAGALMNCGWSLNAARKVSLLVCALCVVPVFAAPAAGNVLVAVLIAGLAGSAHQGWSANLYSVVSDTMPRETISSVVGLGGFLCFFTGGFVNGITGMILERTGTYAGVFGYFSGMYLLSLLAIQLLVPVIGRPQES
- a CDS encoding pectinesterase family protein, whose translation is MQANNESETQSTIAGPRRAMHRPWLLTLLLLHTCRPTDAVDLYVHPTGANGAYTSVQAAVNAAPPGSESNRTNIYIAPGVYNETSSSSGNLIINKPFLSFIGQGAAPSDVVIQNDVAGLTGATRLESSANDFLATKITFRSTRPDGGGVGLAVRNSADRSAFSSVRFEGYQDTLLAENRARQYYRDCYITGDTDFIFGSATAVFENSVVNSTAGGWVTAAETPANQAIGFVFLNSRLTAEGPPGAGDQSTYLGRPWHWPASEGGSRASVTFISTRMDSHIRSAGWDPWDGAGGNPVNPDPDGTTRYAEFNTMDAAGTPVGVGRGGVPLGRVGWADAMTEQQAAAYTLENIFNGPEFWNANPALQPQFIGPYTGQANFRAWDPLASLAALPFNLAGDFNDDGVVEASDYTVWRDNLGEDVTLPNETASPGVVDQADYDAWRANFGQSQSESSVSHAPEPTAAVTASLFLAAGAQRRRRCATAPRPRSGLVACVGLLVVGALSPAARADADDPWRQAEEIVARIKPPSFPNRVFPVTDFGARSGGTEDCTAAFARAIAACSEMGGGRVVVPAGEFLTGPIHLQSNVDFHVSDGAEIRFSDRIEDYLPPVLVRVGGIEIYNYSPLIYARGCKNVAITGKGKLNGNGRAWWEWAFQETREHFEMGERGVPVDKRVFATREHKIRPSFVCLFDCRNVLLEDFTISSGPNWTIHPVYCRNTTIRRVRVLTEGPNNDGIDPDSCVDVLIEDCMFDTGDDCVVLKSGYNQDGWRVGRPTENVVMRGCTSKRGHGGLVIGSEMSGGVRNVFMEDCQLDGTDHAVRIKSRADRGGVIEHVYVRNLKVRDMQRDVIIINTAYAADTSQLAADAAPMLRNMRFDNIHADGAPVGVVLYGMAKAPLRNLHFSNSSFACQRGVVAKHIESVNFYRVKVAAEQQPAYELQNARDVAITGVELANLSQVYLRVTGSRSGGVAIEAPSADDASAIVETTGDAPADAVAILPFPSPGASGGQP
- a CDS encoding glycoside hydrolase family 43 protein, whose protein sequence is MTPNQPHIPLTNGAGVQRTDAAWTPDQGDGSYRNPVIWADYSDPDVIRHGDDFYLIASSFQCTPGLPILHSRDLVNWRIINHAVKNLPHPRYGCAQLGCGVWAPSIRFHEGRFWIVFAMPDEGVYVTTARDPAGAWSEPRLMHAAIGVIDPCPFWDDDGSAYLAHAYAHSRCGIKHCLRIRPMAPDASRLTGEGQVVYQNEQRNPTIEGPKLYKRNGWYYISAPAGGVESGWQTVLRSRDLFGPYEERVVLEQGGTAINGPHQGGLVDDRDGNSWFIHFQDAGAYGRITHLEPVNWQDDWPQIGKPSADGGRWEPVESHRKPASAGGFSPQTPQSSDEFDSDQLGLQWQWNANHRPDWLSLTERPGWARLFCRPHNPAELASAPNLLLQKFPAPEFAVETEVELGPGIESGVAGLAVVGREHAAVYTRREQSQQRVCVRTGGAASLISVGPASPVRFRLTVTKDSLCQFEFSFGERPFQLAGDPFPATPGVWIGARMGLYACGPNPDGASYADFAFFRVAALRAATPASSHSPQPGRVQVGG